In Paenibacillus ihbetae, the following are encoded in one genomic region:
- a CDS encoding glycosyltransferase, whose protein sequence is MEKKIAVSVIVPVYNVEKYIRKCLDSLVDQTLSDIEIIVVNDGSTDGSQKIIDEYAEKHPYKIISLSKENGGLGEARNFGLEYARGEYIGFVDSDDWVDIKMFEAMHNMTKYGHDIVICDFMIVKDGWTTGYRSKGFRGSNFTHRECVINSIDPATACNKLYHRKFFDLTRFTKDWYEDIGTTPILLSYANSIGYLDFPMYYYRQRGGSITYSSDRRTLGVINSWERVITNVNSEYQAEAIMAVSKSIASFLEFKPDFADEFLEYANSRRDIISTNSFYQEAVKNKSIIDILRAKLIPKKIHYFWFGKGEKSELVKKCIKSWETFAGDYEIIEWNETNCNIEENEYVKEAYEAKKWAFVADYFRIKVIYEQGGIYMDTDMELMNRIDSLRISDAFFAFETRDAVHAGIFGAVAGHPLIKQWLDTYREDRFKQSNGSYNTAHTIVKRLTDILEEKYEIDMNGRYQILKENIRIYPPNVLTIDVYDGKNLAVHHYDASWWDVKDEVSYKNVVLRDFFISNESQITSSDMAFYQELIRTYENTISWRITAPLRKIRAITKRKN, encoded by the coding sequence ATGGAGAAGAAGATAGCAGTCTCGGTGATTGTTCCTGTATATAATGTCGAAAAGTATATAAGAAAGTGCTTGGATTCATTGGTAGATCAAACATTAAGCGATATAGAAATAATAGTCGTGAATGATGGTTCCACGGATGGATCACAGAAAATAATAGATGAGTACGCAGAAAAACATCCATATAAAATAATCTCCCTCAGTAAGGAGAATGGGGGACTGGGAGAAGCCAGGAACTTTGGGCTGGAATATGCTCGGGGAGAATATATAGGCTTCGTAGATTCAGATGATTGGGTAGACATTAAGATGTTCGAGGCTATGCATAATATGACAAAGTATGGTCATGACATTGTAATATGTGACTTTATGATTGTTAAGGATGGATGGACAACAGGATACAGGTCAAAAGGCTTTAGAGGAAGCAATTTTACTCATAGAGAGTGTGTCATTAACTCTATTGATCCGGCGACAGCCTGTAATAAATTATATCATCGAAAGTTTTTTGATCTAACAAGATTTACAAAAGACTGGTACGAGGATATTGGAACAACACCAATATTGCTATCCTATGCCAATAGTATCGGCTACTTGGATTTTCCAATGTATTATTACAGGCAACGAGGAGGTTCGATAACTTATAGTTCAGACAGAAGGACATTAGGAGTAATTAACTCATGGGAAAGGGTTATTACAAATGTCAATAGCGAGTATCAAGCTGAAGCAATTATGGCAGTAAGCAAAAGTATAGCTTCATTTTTAGAATTCAAACCTGATTTTGCCGACGAGTTTCTTGAATATGCAAATTCAAGACGCGATATCATAAGCACAAATTCTTTTTACCAGGAAGCAGTAAAGAACAAATCCATTATAGACATTTTAAGAGCAAAGCTCATTCCCAAAAAGATACATTATTTTTGGTTTGGCAAGGGAGAGAAGAGTGAGTTAGTAAAAAAATGCATTAAATCGTGGGAAACTTTCGCAGGGGACTATGAGATCATAGAGTGGAATGAAACTAATTGCAATATTGAAGAAAATGAGTATGTGAAGGAAGCCTATGAAGCAAAGAAATGGGCATTTGTAGCGGACTACTTCAGAATCAAGGTTATCTATGAACAAGGTGGAATTTACATGGATACCGATATGGAATTAATGAATCGAATTGATTCTTTGCGGATTAGTGATGCTTTTTTTGCATTTGAAACAAGAGATGCAGTACACGCGGGAATATTTGGGGCGGTAGCAGGTCATCCTCTAATAAAACAATGGTTGGATACATACAGGGAGGATCGTTTTAAACAAAGTAATGGTTCTTATAATACAGCCCATACGATTGTAAAACGGCTAACTGATATCTTAGAAGAAAAATATGAGATTGACATGAATGGAAGATATCAAATATTAAAAGAAAACATTAGAATTTATCCGCCGAATGTGCTAACGATTGATGTGTACGATGGAAAAAATTTGGCTGTACATCACTATGATGCTTCTTGGTGGGATGTGAAGGATGAAGTATCCTATAAAAATGTAGTCCTTAGAGATTTTTTTATAAGCAACGAATCGCAGATAACTTCGTCCGATATGGCATTTTATCAGGAGCTAATCAGAACTTACGAAAACACTATTTCATGGAGGATAACTGCACCTCTAAGGAAGATTCGAGCAATAACTAAAAGGAAGAATTAA
- a CDS encoding glycosyltransferase family 2 protein has translation MEVAILIPCYNEEQTIGKVIDDFKKELPNAKIYVYDNNSSDNTAKIATEHGAIVKKEFRQGKGNVVRSMFLNIDADYYVMVDGDDTYPAEYVHQLLEPLINQEADMVIGDRLSNGSYFNENKRPLHDLGNNLVKNLINKLYKSNINDIMTGYRSFNKLYVKSFPAMSPGFEIETELTIHTLDKRFLIKEVPINYRDRPEGSFSKLSTLTDGFKVLKTIFTLFKDYKPLIFFVCWSTIFVLIGLIIGLPVIFEYLKTSLVPRLPSAVLATGFMLLAIISLSCGLILDTVVSNSRKQYELELHKTMKLVKAGNEY, from the coding sequence ATGGAAGTAGCGATTCTTATACCTTGTTACAATGAGGAACAAACGATTGGTAAAGTCATAGATGACTTTAAAAAAGAGCTACCTAATGCAAAAATATATGTGTATGATAATAACTCAAGTGACAATACCGCGAAAATTGCAACTGAGCATGGAGCTATCGTGAAGAAGGAATTTAGGCAAGGGAAAGGTAATGTTGTACGATCTATGTTTTTAAATATTGATGCAGATTATTATGTTATGGTTGATGGAGATGATACATATCCTGCTGAGTACGTTCACCAACTATTGGAGCCACTAATTAACCAAGAAGCAGATATGGTGATAGGGGATAGATTATCAAATGGTTCATATTTTAATGAAAACAAAAGACCATTACATGATTTAGGTAACAATTTAGTCAAAAATTTAATTAATAAGCTTTATAAAAGTAACATAAATGATATTATGACAGGTTATCGTTCATTTAATAAACTCTATGTGAAGTCGTTTCCAGCTATGAGTCCTGGATTTGAAATAGAAACTGAACTGACAATTCATACTTTGGATAAGAGGTTTTTAATTAAGGAAGTACCTATTAATTATCGAGATCGTCCGGAAGGGAGTTTTTCAAAACTCAGTACTCTAACTGACGGGTTCAAGGTATTGAAGACAATATTCACTTTATTCAAAGACTATAAACCGTTAATCTTTTTTGTTTGTTGGTCTACCATCTTTGTATTGATAGGTTTAATAATTGGACTTCCCGTGATTTTTGAGTATCTTAAAACAAGTTTGGTACCGAGATTACCATCAGCAGTTCTTGCGACAGGATTTATGTTATTGGCGATTATTTCCCTATCGTGTGGACTTATTCTTGATACAGTAGTTTCAAATTCTCGGAAGCAGTATGAACTTGAACTACATAAAACAATGAAGTTGGTGAAGGCAGGAAATGAATATTGA